From Cryptosporangium phraense, the proteins below share one genomic window:
- a CDS encoding MSMEG_0570 family nitrogen starvation response protein, whose product MPEIYFVVRWPNGERVRYYSPSLVVKDYFTSGASYPPPDFLERSRDALTIASERVRAKYGMGCAHARAELATIERRAAGLTDGSVLIEGFEPCD is encoded by the coding sequence GTGCCGGAGATCTACTTCGTCGTGCGCTGGCCCAACGGCGAACGCGTGCGCTACTACTCGCCGTCGCTGGTGGTCAAGGACTACTTCACGTCAGGCGCATCGTACCCGCCACCGGACTTTTTGGAGCGAAGTCGGGACGCCCTGACGATCGCCTCCGAGCGCGTCCGCGCCAAGTACGGAATGGGGTGCGCTCACGCCCGAGCCGAGCTGGCCACGATCGAGCGGCGCGCCGCCGGTCTGACTGATGGATCCGTACTCATCGAAGGATTCGAGCCATGCGATTAG
- a CDS encoding MSMEG_0569 family flavin-dependent oxidoreductase has translation MRLVPDAEYPVVVVGGGQAGLSISWHLTQRNIDHVVLERNRVGHEWRTRRWDSFCLVTPNWQCDLPGHPYAGNDPDGFMVKDQILDYLDAYTKSFDVPLFEGVSATRLRGRPDGRYELRTTEGTLIADQVVVATGPYQVPVTPRIAERLPEGVTQLHSSGYRNADQLPDGDVLVVGSGQSGAQIAEDLHLAGRTVHLAVGSAPRVARFYRGRDVVAWLEDMGYYRRTIDDFADADAVRFRVNHYVTGRDGGRDIDLRAFARDGMRLHGRLRAIDESLHFDDDLATNLDGADRVSESIKDSIDEYLSANGIEAPEEPRYTPVWTPADASYDLRELPVTDLKAVIWSTGFGPDHRWIEAPVFNGKGYPVHARGVTPSRGLYFLGLPWQWTWGSGRFGGVGADAEHLAEQIAKARAPESGIHWLAGTPTETYSTDWVPARSA, from the coding sequence ATGCGATTAGTACCGGACGCCGAATATCCGGTCGTCGTGGTCGGCGGCGGCCAGGCCGGACTGTCGATCAGCTGGCATCTCACTCAGCGAAACATCGATCACGTCGTCCTGGAGCGGAACCGCGTCGGCCACGAGTGGCGGACCCGCCGCTGGGACTCGTTCTGCCTGGTCACCCCGAACTGGCAGTGCGACCTCCCTGGCCACCCGTACGCGGGGAACGACCCGGACGGCTTCATGGTGAAAGACCAGATTCTCGACTACCTCGACGCGTACACGAAGTCCTTCGACGTCCCGCTGTTCGAGGGCGTCTCGGCGACCCGGCTGCGGGGCCGCCCGGACGGACGCTACGAGCTCCGCACGACCGAGGGCACGCTCATCGCCGACCAGGTCGTCGTCGCCACCGGCCCGTACCAGGTGCCGGTGACCCCGCGGATCGCCGAGCGACTGCCGGAGGGCGTCACCCAGCTCCACTCGTCCGGCTACCGGAACGCCGACCAGCTTCCCGACGGCGACGTGCTCGTCGTCGGCAGCGGGCAGTCGGGCGCCCAGATCGCCGAGGACCTGCACCTGGCCGGCCGGACCGTCCACCTCGCGGTCGGCAGCGCGCCCCGGGTCGCCCGGTTCTACCGCGGCCGCGACGTCGTCGCCTGGCTCGAGGACATGGGCTACTACCGGCGCACGATCGACGACTTCGCCGACGCCGACGCGGTCCGGTTCCGGGTCAACCACTACGTGACCGGCCGGGACGGCGGGCGCGACATCGACCTGCGGGCCTTCGCCCGCGACGGCATGCGCCTCCACGGACGCCTCCGCGCGATCGACGAGTCGCTCCACTTCGACGACGACCTGGCCACGAACCTCGACGGCGCCGACCGGGTGTCGGAGTCGATCAAGGACTCGATCGACGAGTACCTGTCCGCCAACGGCATCGAGGCCCCGGAGGAACCCCGCTACACCCCGGTCTGGACCCCGGCCGACGCGAGCTACGACCTGCGAGAGCTGCCGGTCACAGACCTCAAAGCCGTCATCTGGAGCACCGGCTTCGGCCCGGACCACCGCTGGATCGAGGCCCCGGTCTTCAACGGCAAGGGCTACCCGGTGCACGCCCGCGGAGTCACCCCGTCCCGGGGCCTGTACTTCCTCGGCCTGCCCTGGCAGTGGACCTGGGGATCCGGCCGCTTCGGCGGCGTCGGCGCCGACGCCGAGCACCTGGCCGAGCAGATCGCCAAGGCCCGGGCGCCGGAGTCCGGCATCCACTGGCTGGCCGGCACCCCCACCGAGACCTACTCCACCGACTGGGTACCGGCGAGAAGCGCATGA